A genomic stretch from Chryseobacterium sp. SNU WT5 includes:
- the nadA gene encoding quinolinate synthase NadA, producing the protein MSTENINKAKANLPVRGFLKIDDLIIPQGEELVQAILDLKKEKNAVILAHYYQPPAIQDIADYLGDSLQLARAAKDTDADMIAFCGVHFMAEAAKILNPTKKVVLPDTQAGCSLADGCSGEGLRAMRAKHPGALIATYINCNAETKAESDIIVTSSNAETIIRSLPEDRPIIFAPDKNLGSYLMKKTGRDMILWDGTCIVHEAFSMERIAQQLADHPQAKLIAHPESEEAVLNLAHYVGSTSGLLNFVEKDDAQEFIVATEEGILHEMQKRAPHKKLIPALVFDESCNCSECFYMKRNTLEKLYLCMKYELPEITMDEELRLKALKPIEAMLDLSTTIK; encoded by the coding sequence ATGAGCACAGAAAATATAAATAAAGCAAAAGCAAACTTGCCGGTAAGAGGTTTTCTAAAAATTGACGACCTGATCATTCCGCAAGGAGAAGAGTTGGTGCAGGCAATTTTGGACTTAAAAAAAGAAAAAAATGCGGTAATTTTAGCGCATTATTATCAACCGCCTGCTATTCAGGATATCGCCGATTATTTGGGTGATTCTTTGCAATTAGCCAGAGCTGCAAAAGATACGGACGCAGATATGATTGCTTTTTGTGGGGTTCATTTTATGGCAGAAGCAGCGAAAATTTTAAATCCTACCAAGAAGGTTGTCCTTCCAGACACTCAAGCTGGATGTTCATTGGCAGACGGTTGCAGCGGCGAAGGATTACGGGCCATGCGCGCGAAACATCCTGGTGCTTTAATTGCCACTTACATCAACTGCAACGCAGAAACAAAGGCAGAATCCGATATTATCGTGACGAGTTCTAACGCCGAAACCATCATTCGTTCTTTGCCGGAAGACCGACCGATTATTTTTGCACCTGACAAAAATCTAGGAAGCTATCTGATGAAGAAAACCGGACGCGACATGATTCTTTGGGACGGAACCTGTATCGTACACGAAGCTTTTTCTATGGAGAGAATCGCCCAGCAACTCGCAGATCATCCACAGGCAAAATTGATTGCTCATCCTGAAAGTGAAGAAGCGGTCTTGAATCTCGCTCATTATGTGGGATCCACCTCTGGCCTTTTAAATTTTGTTGAAAAAGACGATGCTCAGGAATTTATCGTGGCAACCGAAGAAGGGATTCTGCACGAAATGCAAAAGCGAGCACCGCATAAAAAACTAATACCAGCTTTGGTTTTCGATGAATCCTGTAATTGTTCAGAATGCTTTTATATGAAAAGAAACACTTTGGAAAAACTGTATCTCTGCATGAAATATGAATTACCAGAAATCACCATGGATGAAGAGTTGCGACTGAAAGCGTTGAAACCGATTGAAGCCATGCTGGATCTCTCTACGACGATTAAGTAA
- a CDS encoding NAD(P)-binding domain-containing protein, translated as MRIAIIGCGWVGEKLAQHLSEKGEHVIATTTTPEKINFLQKVAKEVHLLDFNSNPDFSILDSVDMAIFSMPISRDDWHTGFQKLEKTFPKTMVFSSTGVYPTENKVFTEKDTDHLRADISASETLVTKKYPQTNILRFGGLMGDERSLNNIFKNRTPENPKKKANYIHFEDIIAVVDLLIHSEKRSEIYNVVAPEHPSIQEILNLESQNKTEKDEQNNNRIISSEHLIQDFNYTFIHPNPKDF; from the coding sequence ATGAGAATTGCTATTATTGGCTGTGGTTGGGTAGGCGAAAAGTTAGCACAACATTTATCCGAAAAAGGTGAGCATGTTATTGCCACCACCACCACGCCAGAAAAAATTAACTTTTTACAAAAAGTAGCGAAAGAGGTCCATTTGCTTGATTTTAATTCAAATCCGGACTTTAGTATCCTGGATTCGGTAGACATGGCTATTTTTAGCATGCCGATTTCAAGAGATGATTGGCACACAGGATTTCAAAAACTGGAGAAAACTTTTCCAAAAACCATGGTTTTTAGTTCCACTGGCGTATATCCTACGGAAAATAAAGTCTTTACCGAAAAAGATACAGACCATTTACGAGCAGATATTTCAGCCTCTGAAACCTTGGTAACAAAGAAATATCCACAAACTAATATTTTACGTTTTGGAGGATTAATGGGTGATGAACGTTCACTTAACAATATATTTAAAAACAGAACACCCGAGAATCCAAAAAAAAAGGCAAATTATATTCATTTCGAAGATATTATAGCAGTTGTAGACCTTTTGATTCACTCCGAAAAAAGATCTGAAATTTATAATGTTGTCGCACCTGAACATCCTTCAATTCAAGAGATCTTAAATTTAGAAAGTCAAAACAAGACAGAGAAAGACGAGCAAAATAATAACAGAATTATTTCTTCGGAACATTTGATTCAAGATTTTAATTATACATTTATACATCCCAATCCTAAAGATTTTTAA
- the gmk gene encoding guanylate kinase, giving the protein MQKVIIFSAPSGSGKTTLVKHCLEKFSQLEFSISCTTRNSRGEEKNGIDYHFINPEEFRTKIAEEAFVEFEEVYIDKYYGTLKSEVERIWAEGKAVIFDVDVKGGISLKKYFGDKALSIFIMPPSVAALELRLIARGTDDLETIKTRVAKANEEIAFKDEFDQIVVNDQLDDAKTEIENLLINFLKS; this is encoded by the coding sequence ATGCAAAAAGTAATCATATTTTCAGCGCCATCAGGTAGCGGAAAAACGACTTTAGTAAAACATTGTCTGGAAAAATTCTCACAACTGGAATTTTCAATTTCCTGCACCACCAGAAATTCCAGAGGCGAGGAGAAAAACGGTATTGATTATCATTTTATCAATCCAGAGGAATTTCGAACGAAGATTGCGGAAGAAGCTTTTGTAGAATTTGAAGAAGTGTACATTGATAAATATTACGGAACTTTAAAATCAGAAGTCGAGAGAATCTGGGCAGAAGGAAAAGCGGTCATTTTTGATGTAGATGTGAAAGGCGGAATTTCACTAAAAAAGTATTTTGGTGACAAAGCACTTTCTATTTTCATTATGCCGCCTTCCGTTGCGGCTTTGGAATTAAGGTTAATCGCACGCGGAACTGATGATCTTGAAACCATTAAAACACGCGTTGCAAAGGCAAACGAGGAAATAGCATTTAAAGATGAGTTTGATCAAATTGTAGTTAATGATCAACTGGATGACGCGAAAACTGAAATCGAAAACTTACTAATCAATTTCCTGAAATCATGA
- a CDS encoding YicC/YloC family endoribonuclease, translating into MILSMTGFGRSEGVFEGKKITVDLKSLNSKSFDLNIKIPLRYREKEFEVRKALNDQLLRGKVDCYINIESLNDTNDVTINHRLVKLYIDELKKIASDGPDFEYLKMAVRMPDVISTKSDQLSDDEWIYLRELIQEAIAKFDNFRETEGEILDQELTRNIKKIENYLSQVEPYEEIRMDAVKERYRKSLNEFDQIDETRFYQEMAYYTEKLDIAEEKVRLTQHLKYYLEVMKNENFNGKKLGFISQEIGREINTLGSKANHAEIQKLVVMMKDDLEKIKEQTLNVL; encoded by the coding sequence ATGATTTTATCCATGACAGGCTTCGGACGAAGCGAAGGTGTTTTTGAAGGTAAAAAAATTACCGTCGATCTTAAATCCTTAAACAGCAAATCATTTGACCTGAATATAAAAATTCCTTTAAGATACAGAGAAAAAGAATTCGAAGTTCGAAAAGCGCTCAATGATCAGCTACTACGGGGGAAGGTAGATTGCTATATCAATATAGAATCCCTGAATGACACCAATGATGTCACCATTAATCATCGTTTAGTAAAATTATACATCGATGAATTAAAGAAAATTGCGAGCGACGGTCCTGACTTCGAATATCTGAAAATGGCCGTTAGAATGCCAGATGTTATTTCAACTAAATCCGATCAGTTAAGCGATGATGAATGGATTTACCTAAGGGAACTGATTCAGGAAGCGATTGCAAAATTTGACAATTTCCGCGAGACAGAAGGGGAGATTCTGGATCAAGAACTTACAAGAAATATCAAAAAAATAGAAAATTATCTAAGTCAGGTAGAACCTTATGAAGAAATAAGAATGGATGCTGTGAAAGAGCGTTACCGAAAAAGCCTTAACGAGTTTGATCAGATTGATGAAACCCGTTTTTATCAGGAAATGGCTTACTATACAGAGAAACTTGATATCGCTGAAGAAAAGGTAAGACTTACGCAACATTTAAAATATTATCTGGAAGTGATGAAAAACGAAAACTTCAATGGTAAAAAACTTGGCTTTATTTCTCAGGAAATTGGCCGGGAGATTAACACCTTGGGTTCAAAAGCCAATCACGCAGAAATTCAGAAACTTGTTGTGATGATGAAGGATGATCTAGAAAAAATCAAAGAACAAACACTCAATGTTTTGTAG
- a CDS encoding PASTA domain-containing protein translates to MLKSLFHWKVLVNILVAAAVFIGLVWLTFRWLEVHTNHGKEIPVPNVVNKSVHDAIKILDDTGLEYEVDSFKYDPKYRPFQVLQIYPSPGSRVKGGRTVLLKVNPRTWAQVSVPDILDRYKGLAFRQLEQVGLKVGDTIYEPSIQRDAVLRMIYNGATLKPGALLPRFTTIDLVIGAGPRRNISVPNLVGLTVQEAKLIIAQNLFEIGLVEHEDGGSDASDIVYYQDPASMDVRDQGMQIDIWASKKTPAEMGAKIAQLNSIYRIKMDYSEPTYYDDAPVYSTPSAPSTGGTPEAPKQVVPREEAPRPNVNKQENPKLATEQKPKVTEQKSKPATTTAPKTEEKPKARKVIVE, encoded by the coding sequence ATGCTAAAATCGCTCTTTCATTGGAAAGTTTTGGTTAATATACTGGTAGCGGCTGCAGTATTTATCGGTCTGGTTTGGTTAACTTTTCGTTGGCTGGAAGTACATACCAATCACGGCAAAGAAATTCCTGTGCCCAACGTAGTAAATAAATCCGTACATGATGCGATTAAGATTTTAGATGATACTGGCCTGGAATATGAGGTTGATAGCTTTAAATATGATCCTAAATATCGGCCTTTTCAAGTATTGCAAATTTATCCTTCTCCTGGCTCACGTGTAAAAGGCGGAAGGACGGTATTATTGAAAGTTAATCCCAGAACTTGGGCTCAGGTTTCGGTTCCTGATATTTTGGATAGATACAAAGGTTTGGCTTTTAGACAATTGGAACAGGTTGGGTTAAAGGTAGGTGATACGATCTATGAACCGAGCATCCAGCGAGATGCTGTCCTTAGGATGATATATAATGGTGCGACCTTGAAACCGGGGGCTTTGTTACCAAGATTTACAACCATTGATCTGGTGATTGGAGCTGGTCCAAGAAGGAATATTTCGGTTCCCAATCTTGTTGGTTTAACCGTTCAGGAAGCTAAATTGATCATTGCTCAGAATCTATTCGAAATTGGGCTGGTCGAGCATGAGGACGGAGGCAGCGATGCATCAGATATTGTTTATTATCAGGATCCAGCATCTATGGATGTAAGAGATCAGGGAATGCAAATTGATATATGGGCAAGTAAAAAAACACCAGCTGAAATGGGTGCAAAAATAGCTCAGCTCAATTCAATTTATAGAATAAAGATGGATTATTCTGAGCCCACTTACTATGATGATGCACCTGTTTACAGTACACCATCTGCTCCTAGTACAGGTGGGACGCCAGAAGCTCCTAAACAGGTGGTTCCGAGAGAAGAGGCTCCCCGACCAAATGTTAATAAACAGGAAAATCCCAAACTGGCTACGGAACAAAAACCTAAAGTAACCGAGCAAAAATCCAAACCCGCAACAACTACTGCTCCCAAAACGGAAGAAAAGCCAAAAGCTAGAAAAGTTATTGTTGAGTAG
- a CDS encoding RluA family pseudouridine synthase, producing the protein MTEDTDPILEDESLNHDSNEEESEGLYEHLSIKVDKGQELLRIDKFLHIFRQNSSRNKISQTCRAGNVVVNGNPVKQNYRVKPGDDISVLLTHPPRENVIIPQDIPINIVYEDDDVLVVDKEAGMVVHPGHGNYDGTLVNALAFHLQKNGHQSDLDRVGLVHRIDKDTSGLLVVAKTEYALSFLAKQFFDRTTKRLYWGFVWGNVTEDEGTIRGNIGRHLKNRMQMAVFPDGSLGKHAVTHYKVVERLRYITWVECKLETGRTHQIRAHFKHIGHTLFNDERYEGNQILKGVNMPKYKQFIKNVFDVLPRHALHAHTLGFTHPTTKKEMYFESPMPKDMDDALEKWRRYLES; encoded by the coding sequence ATGACAGAAGATACCGACCCAATTTTAGAAGACGAAAGCTTGAATCATGATTCAAACGAAGAAGAGTCTGAAGGACTTTATGAACATTTATCAATAAAGGTTGATAAAGGTCAGGAACTGCTTAGAATTGATAAATTTCTGCATATTTTTCGCCAAAATTCTTCCAGAAATAAAATTTCGCAGACTTGTCGCGCTGGCAATGTGGTTGTTAATGGCAATCCGGTAAAACAAAATTATAGGGTAAAACCCGGGGATGATATTTCTGTTTTGTTGACCCATCCGCCAAGAGAAAATGTTATTATTCCACAAGATATCCCAATCAATATTGTTTATGAAGATGATGATGTATTGGTTGTTGATAAAGAAGCCGGAATGGTAGTTCATCCTGGACATGGTAATTATGATGGCACTTTGGTTAACGCTCTCGCTTTTCATTTACAAAAGAACGGTCACCAATCAGATCTTGACCGCGTAGGTCTGGTTCACCGGATTGATAAAGATACCTCTGGACTTCTTGTAGTGGCAAAGACCGAATATGCCCTGAGTTTTCTGGCGAAACAATTTTTTGACCGTACTACCAAAAGATTGTACTGGGGTTTTGTATGGGGCAACGTAACTGAAGATGAAGGAACGATTCGAGGCAATATCGGAAGACATTTAAAAAATAGAATGCAAATGGCCGTTTTTCCAGATGGTAGTTTGGGTAAACATGCGGTAACGCATTATAAAGTTGTAGAACGCTTACGGTATATCACTTGGGTAGAATGCAAACTGGAAACCGGTAGAACGCATCAGATTAGAGCACATTTCAAACATATCGGTCATACTTTGTTTAATGATGAACGTTATGAAGGAAATCAAATTTTAAAAGGAGTAAATATGCCGAAATACAAACAGTTTATTAAAAATGTATTCGATGTTTTGCCCCGTCACGCGTTGCATGCGCATACTCTAGGTTTTACTCATCCAACTACTAAAAAAGAAATGTATTTTGAAAGTCCAATGCCAAAAGATATGGATGACGCCCTGGAAAAATGGAGAAGATATTTGGAATCTTAG
- a CDS encoding type IX secretion system membrane protein PorP/SprF: protein MRKILFLFFMVVFFGSYKSQETLPLYQQYLLDGDFLFNPALYGNSDDVVLNLNYQKQFSNFAQSPNVQSIGMHANVIDRVGAGLSFFRDQNGPISSNGISAGAAYFIPLDDDGERKSQFSFGTNVNFYNMNIDLGMLYPKDPGDPLLSSENIFLVYANIGMAVTYRNFFAGVSVNDIALSNDIPIVNGIEPEPSKILLNSGYNWYFNDEIYVTPSVMVNLNTNSSKIVDINLMATVLGETNSFSAGASLRSASNKFGSQNLGVSPIVKATVNNFFFGATYNFGLSDIQQYAGSSFMLSVGYKLDNFINTRGFRY from the coding sequence ATGAGAAAGATATTATTTTTATTTTTCATGGTAGTATTTTTCGGAAGCTATAAAAGCCAGGAAACTTTGCCACTTTACCAACAGTATCTCCTCGATGGTGATTTCCTATTTAATCCTGCATTATATGGAAATTCGGATGATGTAGTTCTGAATTTAAATTATCAGAAGCAGTTTTCTAATTTCGCTCAGTCACCGAATGTTCAGTCAATAGGAATGCATGCGAATGTTATTGATAGGGTAGGAGCTGGATTATCTTTTTTTAGAGACCAGAACGGACCAATCTCTTCTAATGGGATTTCTGCAGGTGCTGCTTATTTTATCCCGCTTGATGATGATGGTGAACGTAAAAGCCAGTTTTCATTCGGAACCAACGTTAATTTTTATAATATGAACATTGATTTGGGAATGCTTTATCCGAAAGATCCAGGCGATCCTTTATTAAGCAGTGAGAATATCTTTCTTGTCTATGCAAATATAGGGATGGCAGTAACGTACCGTAATTTTTTCGCTGGGGTTTCTGTAAATGATATTGCTTTAAGTAATGATATTCCCATTGTAAACGGAATCGAACCCGAACCTTCGAAAATTCTATTAAATTCCGGTTATAACTGGTATTTTAATGACGAAATCTATGTAACACCATCGGTTATGGTTAATCTAAATACCAACTCTTCAAAAATCGTGGATATTAATTTGATGGCAACCGTTTTGGGAGAAACAAATTCATTTTCTGCTGGTGCAAGCTTAAGGTCTGCGAGCAATAAATTTGGAAGTCAGAATCTGGGGGTATCTCCAATTGTAAAAGCAACCGTAAATAATTTCTTTTTTGGCGCGACTTACAATTTTGGATTGTCTGACATTCAGCAGTATGCGGGTTCCAGTTTTATGTTGAGCGTAGGTTATAAATTGGACAATTTCATCAATACCAGAGGATTTAGATACTAG
- the hemW gene encoding radical SAM family heme chaperone HemW yields MIYLHIPFCKQKCSYCNFHFSTSLKSKDEMISAIKREIGLRKEELEIKNLKSLYFGGGTPSILKVDELQSIIDEVLKYFTFDSDIEITLEANPDDLEKNFVKELSRTSFNRLSIGTQSFFDEDLKLMNRAHNAGEAESSIKRAQDSGFENISIDLIYGSPTSNFEIWKQNLNKVIDLQVPHVSSYALTIEPNTALNAWISQGKIAAPKEAEQHQEFFYMTDFLKDHGFDHYEISNFGKSGFHSKHNSAYWKYQEYLGIGPSAHSYNGRDQRSWNIANNQRYMNSLNNNILAKETEILSEKDQFNEMLMIGLRTTWGVDLSSLKEKCSAELLEYFHNEIKVKLEDGFLEIENNHVKIPEKHWFLADGIASDLFMV; encoded by the coding sequence TTGATCTATCTTCACATTCCTTTTTGTAAACAAAAATGCAGTTATTGCAATTTTCATTTTTCTACCTCTTTAAAATCTAAAGACGAGATGATTTCGGCTATTAAAAGAGAAATAGGCCTTCGAAAAGAAGAGTTGGAAATCAAAAATTTAAAGTCACTCTATTTTGGTGGTGGGACGCCATCTATTTTAAAAGTGGATGAACTGCAATCAATTATTGATGAGGTTTTGAAATATTTTACTTTTGATTCAGATATCGAAATTACCCTGGAAGCCAATCCAGACGATTTAGAGAAGAATTTTGTAAAAGAACTATCCAGAACATCCTTTAACAGGCTGTCGATTGGGACCCAAAGCTTTTTCGATGAAGACTTGAAATTAATGAACCGCGCTCACAATGCCGGTGAGGCAGAAAGTTCCATCAAAAGAGCACAAGATTCTGGGTTTGAAAATATCAGTATTGATCTCATCTACGGATCACCAACTTCTAATTTTGAAATTTGGAAGCAGAATCTAAATAAAGTAATCGACCTCCAAGTTCCACATGTGTCTTCTTACGCCTTAACCATTGAGCCAAATACGGCTCTGAATGCATGGATCTCACAAGGAAAGATTGCTGCACCTAAAGAAGCAGAGCAGCATCAGGAATTTTTCTACATGACAGACTTTCTAAAAGACCATGGTTTTGACCATTATGAAATCTCTAATTTTGGAAAATCTGGATTTCATTCTAAGCACAATTCAGCCTATTGGAAATATCAGGAATATTTGGGGATTGGTCCCTCTGCACATTCGTATAACGGCCGCGATCAGCGAAGTTGGAATATTGCCAATAATCAGCGGTACATGAACTCCTTAAATAATAATATTTTAGCAAAAGAAACTGAAATACTCTCCGAGAAAGATCAGTTTAATGAAATGCTGATGATTGGATTACGGACCACTTGGGGTGTAGATCTGTCTTCTTTAAAGGAGAAGTGCAGTGCAGAATTATTGGAATATTTCCATAATGAAATCAAAGTGAAACTTGAAGACGGGTTTTTAGAGATTGAAAATAATCATGTAAAGATTCCGGAAAAACACTGGTTTTTAGCTGATGGCATTGCTTCAGATTTGTTTATGGTTTAG
- the murI gene encoding glutamate racemase: MKTKKPDFTHLSANQPIGIFDSGVGGLTVAKEIKKLLPNENLIYFGDTKHLPYGEKSREAIVGYSTKITNFLLEKNCKAIVIACNSATANALKEVLELVDNKVPVIDVINPVAEKVSYEIHNNVGVIATKATVSSGLYKKSIRKHNKFIKVDELATPLLVPAIEEGFRNHPITNAIIYNYLSNNKLKNIETLILGCTHYPLLLNEIKQYYGNRVRVIDSPSIVANQLRIILEKHHLLNDGNQKPTYQFYLSDITKNFEKISKKFFGNSIDLEMKVL; encoded by the coding sequence TTGAAAACTAAAAAACCAGATTTTACCCATTTATCCGCCAATCAACCTATAGGAATTTTCGATTCTGGTGTTGGAGGTCTTACGGTTGCGAAAGAGATCAAAAAGTTGCTGCCGAATGAGAATCTGATTTATTTTGGGGACACTAAACATCTGCCCTATGGTGAAAAATCCCGTGAGGCGATTGTAGGTTATTCTACGAAAATAACTAATTTTTTATTGGAGAAAAATTGTAAGGCCATTGTTATTGCTTGTAATTCTGCCACCGCAAATGCATTAAAAGAGGTGTTGGAATTGGTTGATAATAAAGTTCCTGTAATTGATGTTATCAATCCAGTTGCCGAAAAAGTGTCTTACGAGATTCATAATAATGTCGGCGTCATTGCGACCAAAGCAACGGTGAGTTCTGGGTTGTACAAAAAATCAATAAGAAAACATAATAAGTTTATTAAGGTAGATGAACTGGCCACCCCGCTATTAGTTCCGGCTATCGAGGAAGGGTTTAGAAATCACCCTATTACCAATGCTATTATCTATAATTATTTGAGTAATAATAAATTGAAGAATATTGAAACTTTAATTTTAGGATGTACCCATTATCCGCTTTTGCTCAACGAAATTAAACAGTATTATGGAAATAGAGTGAGGGTAATTGATTCCCCAAGTATAGTCGCCAATCAATTGAGGATTATATTGGAAAAGCATCATCTGCTAAATGACGGTAATCAAAAACCGACCTATCAATTTTATCTTTCAGATATTACCAAGAATTTCGAGAAAATTTCTAAGAAATTCTTTGGTAATAGTATTGATTTAGAAATGAAAGTACTTTAA
- a CDS encoding RsmD family RNA methyltransferase produces the protein MYRIISGQWKAKRISAPKNFDVRPTTDFAKEALFSIIENRFRLDYSSISVLDLFAGIGSISLEFASRGCKDVTSVEMNARHAGFINGTATELEMDSQVNAIRADVFEYLKKNRNRKSYEIVVADPPFDMEVAQYEELISLVLKNNYLKDNGVFILEHQSRTKLQHPNITDTRKYGNVSFSFFKPNENTVEEIEDTEEENLPS, from the coding sequence ATGTACAGAATAATCAGTGGCCAATGGAAAGCCAAAAGAATTTCCGCTCCAAAAAATTTCGATGTAAGACCAACGACCGATTTTGCAAAAGAAGCATTATTCAGTATTATTGAAAACCGATTCCGACTGGATTACAGTTCGATTTCCGTTCTTGATCTGTTTGCTGGTATAGGCTCCATCTCACTGGAATTCGCTTCCAGAGGCTGCAAGGATGTAACTTCAGTAGAAATGAATGCACGCCATGCAGGCTTCATCAACGGTACGGCGACTGAACTTGAAATGGACTCGCAGGTAAATGCTATTAGAGCGGATGTTTTTGAGTATCTAAAGAAAAACAGAAACCGAAAATCTTATGAAATAGTTGTTGCAGATCCCCCTTTCGATATGGAAGTAGCTCAGTACGAAGAATTAATTTCTTTGGTTTTAAAAAACAACTATCTAAAAGATAATGGTGTCTTTATCCTGGAACACCAAAGTAGAACAAAATTGCAACACCCCAATATTACCGATACCAGAAAATACGGAAATGTAAGCTTTTCATTCTTTAAACCAAACGAGAATACCGTTGAAGAGATTGAAGATACTGAAGAAGAAAACCTTCCTTCATAA
- a CDS encoding four helix bundle protein, translated as MSYGEKIFQISSDFPKNEAFNLTSQIRRAPDFIALNIAEGSILQSNPEYKKFPEYSIRTLAEAVTCLYKAKYRTISQKNNF; from the coding sequence ATGAGTTATGGAGAAAAAATTTTTCAGATTTCATCAGATTTTCCAAAAAATGAAGCATTTAATCTTACGTCACAAATTAGAAGAGCTCCAGATTTCATCGCACTAAATATCGCCGAGGGAAGTATATTACAAAGCAATCCAGAGTATAAAAAATTTCCAGAATATTCTATTCGCACCTTGGCAGAAGCAGTAACTTGTCTTTACAAAGCAAAATACAGAACGATATCACAGAAGAACAATTTTTAG
- a CDS encoding DUF3822 family protein — MEQLKLLFTKDGFQYQVSRNKTVSLEGSFFLTEESAENALNEKIEEVLIQRRYEEITVISALNHFTLMPEGFSHHEVGYELIAFNAPVDENAEELMLSVNKKFGIQFYYTFPKPLYLLIKDLSLPTKFNFSGEQFLNKISAKNQKEIHINLYHQQCEFFALDHKKVILYNNLDVNSEVDFLYFIMFTISKIDFAIADTHFFVYGETTENETFISELRKFVKNLKIVYDNIPKKNFILNGR; from the coding sequence ATGGAACAACTTAAATTACTTTTTACCAAAGACGGTTTTCAATATCAAGTATCAAGAAACAAAACTGTTTCTTTGGAAGGATCATTTTTTTTAACTGAAGAGTCAGCTGAAAATGCTCTAAATGAGAAAATTGAGGAGGTTTTAATTCAGAGAAGATACGAAGAAATTACGGTAATATCTGCCCTGAACCATTTTACACTGATGCCTGAGGGATTTTCACACCATGAGGTCGGTTATGAATTAATCGCTTTTAACGCTCCTGTTGATGAAAATGCGGAAGAATTAATGCTTTCCGTAAACAAAAAATTTGGGATCCAGTTTTATTATACCTTCCCAAAACCGCTTTACCTACTAATTAAAGACTTATCTCTTCCAACAAAATTCAATTTTTCGGGCGAACAGTTTTTAAATAAAATTTCGGCTAAAAACCAGAAAGAAATCCACATCAATTTGTATCATCAACAGTGTGAATTCTTTGCTTTGGATCATAAAAAAGTAATTCTTTACAACAACTTAGATGTCAATTCAGAAGTAGATTTTTTATACTTCATCATGTTTACCATAAGTAAAATTGACTTTGCAATTGCCGACACGCACTTTTTCGTCTATGGTGAGACTACAGAAAATGAAACTTTTATTTCTGAACTTAGAAAGTTTGTAAAAAACTTAAAAATTGTTTACGATAATATTCCAAAAAAGAACTTTATTCTAAATGGCAGATGA
- a CDS encoding DUF6370 family protein codes for MKNVIVVLLLMFSVSIFAQKKIENQTVEAACGMCQFKVKTDKGCAMAVKIDGKIYNVEGLDKKTYGDAHAADGYCKIMKKAIVNGEIKKGKFYATSFKYVD; via the coding sequence ATGAAAAATGTAATTGTTGTTTTATTGTTAATGTTTTCCGTAAGTATTTTCGCTCAGAAAAAAATTGAAAATCAAACCGTAGAAGCTGCTTGTGGCATGTGCCAGTTTAAAGTTAAAACTGATAAAGGTTGCGCAATGGCAGTTAAAATTGATGGTAAGATTTATAATGTGGAAGGTTTAGATAAGAAAACCTATGGCGACGCTCACGCTGCAGATGGTTATTGCAAAATAATGAAAAAAGCAATCGTAAATGGAGAAATCAAAAAGGGCAAATTTTATGCAACCAGTTTCAAATACGTTGATTAA